The genomic interval CATTGGGGAGAGCTTCGCGCTAATTTTTGATCCATTAACAGTGAAAGCTTGGAATGCGGTTGGCGCAACAGCTTCCGGATTTTCAAAATTGTTGTGCGCGTCCTTAACGGAAGCTGTAAGCTCTGTACCCGAAACCTTAAGCCCTGCACCTGCTAGGCCGCGAAGATCAATCTCCACATCCGCTTCGGACTGATTGTCCAAATTACACAAGCTTACATGGATGCGGCCACTCGCGTCCTTCGAAGCAGATACGGATACTTGCGGAATCTTCTGGTCATTGTGCGCATAATCCTGACTGTCAATCGAAGTGGTAAGAAGCGTTGCATCCTGATGCACCTTATACATATCAAAAACGTGATATGTTGGCGTCAGCACCATTTTCTCACCCTCAGTCAAAATGACCGATTGCAGCACATTGATCACCTGAGCAATGTTAGCCATTTGTACCCGGTCACAATGATCGTGGAAGATATGAAGCGTAATTCCAGCAACCAGCGCATCACGAATTGTGTTTTGCTGATACAGGAACCCTGGATTTGTACCCGGCTCCACATCGTACCACGTACCCCATTCATCAACCATAAGGCCTACCCGCTTCTTCGGATCATAACGATCCATAATAGCCGAATGGCGTGTAATCAGCTCGTCCATATAAAAGGTTTTCTTTAATGTACCGTACCATTCATCCTCGGAGAAGCCTGTTGCAGCACCTTTTTGCGTCCAAAACTCACCCGGAATGGTGTAATAATGCAGCGATATCGCATCCATCATCCCATGCGCTTCCCGCATGACAACGTCCATCCAGCCGTAATCATCTACGTTTGGACCACAAGCGATCTTATGGATTTTGTTATCGCCATAATTGCGCACATAGGTTTGATATCTGCGATACAGATCCGCATAATATTCAGGACGCATGTTGCCGCCGCAGCCCCAGTTCTCGTTGCCGACGCCAAAATATTTCACGTTCCACGGCTTTTCCCTGCCGTTTTCTGTACGCAGTTCTGCCATTGGCGATACGCCGTCAAATGTCATGTACTCCACCCACTCCGACATTTCCTGAACGGTGCCGCTGCCCACGTTTCCTGATATGTAAGGCTCGCATTCCAGCATTTCACACAGCATCAAAAACTCATGCGTGCCAAAATGATTGTTCTCAACAACACCGCCCCAGTGGGTGTTGATCATCCGCTTGCGCGACTCGCGCGGCCCAATGCCATCCTTCCAATGATATTCGTCCGCGAAGCAGCCCCCCGGCCAACGAAGAACTGGAATTTTCAGCTGCTTAAGCGCTGCAACTACATCATTGCGAATCCCGTTTGTGTTCGGAATAGGAGAATCCTCTCCTACCCATATCCCTTCATAAATACAACGTCCCAAATGCTCAGAGAAATGTCCATAAATATTGCGATTAATCGTACCTGCAGCCAAATCAGCGTTAATGGTTATGCGGTTTGCCAAATGAATCGACCTCGCTTCAATATAATAGAATAAATAGACTTTGATAAATAGTTGGATTAACATATTTATTTATCCAAATACTTAAACGTTAATCCTAACCAAATCATAATGGTAGCGGATACATTTTGCAACCCTTCGAATAAAAAAAAGCTACCAGCCTCTCGGCATGATAGCTTCCTTCTTATTCGTTTTGTTTTGGCAGCCATTCTAAGAACTGCTGGATATGCGTGTCCCAATAGCTCCATTCATGATTGCCTGGGCCTTCAATATAAGTTAAAGGATAATTTGCCTGCTCGCTCGCATTACGGAAGGCGATATTATCATTGTATAGAAAATCCTCCGTACCACAGCACTGATAGAGCAGAGGCTTAGCCGCCGAATCCAGCTTGGCACTCCCCGCTACAAGATGCAGCAAATCATCATCCGTGCCTTTAATTTCTTTATCACCATATATGAGATGGAACAGACGCTTCAGATCAGTCATTTCGCTCCGTTTCACCATATCCGCCATATCCAGCGCACCGGATAAGCTGCCAGCTGCGGCAAAACGATCCGGATGCCTTAATGCCCATTTGAATGCTCCATAACCGCCCATCGATAAGCCCGCGACAAAATTATCTTCACGGGCATCAGATAGAGGGAAGAAAGAACGAGCAACGGCCGGAAGCTCTTCGGTTAGAAACGTCCAATATTTATTGCCATATGCCATATCCGTATAAAAGCTTTGATGCACATTCGGCATGATAACCGCAAAACCTTGCTCGGCTACATAACGTTCGATAGAAGTTCTGCGCATCCAAATGGTATCATCATCAGACAAGCCATGCAGTAAATATAACGTTTT from Paenibacillus sp. FSL K6-3182 carries:
- a CDS encoding alpha-N-arabinofuranosidase, which gives rise to MANRITINADLAAGTINRNIYGHFSEHLGRCIYEGIWVGEDSPIPNTNGIRNDVVAALKQLKIPVLRWPGGCFADEYHWKDGIGPRESRKRMINTHWGGVVENNHFGTHEFLMLCEMLECEPYISGNVGSGTVQEMSEWVEYMTFDGVSPMAELRTENGREKPWNVKYFGVGNENWGCGGNMRPEYYADLYRRYQTYVRNYGDNKIHKIACGPNVDDYGWMDVVMREAHGMMDAISLHYYTIPGEFWTQKGAATGFSEDEWYGTLKKTFYMDELITRHSAIMDRYDPKKRVGLMVDEWGTWYDVEPGTNPGFLYQQNTIRDALVAGITLHIFHDHCDRVQMANIAQVINVLQSVILTEGEKMVLTPTYHVFDMYKVHQDATLLTTSIDSQDYAHNDQKIPQVSVSASKDASGRIHVSLCNLDNQSEADVEIDLRGLAGAGLKVSGTELTASVKDAHNNFENPEAVAPTAFQAFTVNGSKISAKLSPMSVTVLELISE
- a CDS encoding alpha/beta hydrolase family protein; translation: MALITCNFFSEALGLSTSMTVILPQQTTSQIGMNNRSSQKLHKTLYLLHGLSDDDTIWMRRTSIERYVAEQGFAVIMPNVHQSFYTDMAYGNKYWTFLTEELPAVARSFFPLSDAREDNFVAGLSMGGYGAFKWALRHPDRFAAAGSLSGALDMADMVKRSEMTDLKRLFHLIYGDKEIKGTDDDLLHLVAGSAKLDSAAKPLLYQCCGTEDFLYNDNIAFRNASEQANYPLTYIEGPGNHEWSYWDTHIQQFLEWLPKQNE